The genomic DNA ATCAACGGAGCAGTTGATGAAGTGCCGCCGGTACTGTTTGATCAGTTGCGGTCAGACGGACGGCTTTTGAGCTTTGTCGGTCATGGCCATTCCGGTAATCTGTCGGTTTTCAGGAAAACCGGCGCGGGTGCCACTTGCGTTCCGATCATCAATGCCAGCGTACCGCCAATGCCGGGCTTTGAGCGGGTCGAAAGTTTTGTATTTTAGATCAGATCAATGCGGAATTGTGCATCTGATCGATTTGACGGTTGCAGGGCGCCTGAACGGCGCTGAAATCGCATTCAATGGCCTGCATTGTGGCCGGAGCAGTTAGTGACTGTATACAGACAGGCGCGGAAACGATGTCCGCGTCGCGACGTTTAGCGGTCTTGAAAGGATTCGGTGTGGGAAGAAAAAATCAGGGCATTTTGTCAGGGATAACCACAGCAGCGCTCGCAGCCGTCATGACCATGGCAGTTCCGGCTATTTCCAATGCCGAAACGCTGCTTCAGGCGCTGTCATCCGCCTATAGCAACAATCCGGAATTGAATGTCGCCAGAGCAGCTACTCGAGCGGTGGATGAGGGTGTTCCGCAGGCTCTTTCCGGGTACCGCCCGAATGTCAACGCAAGCGGCAGTCTCCAGCAAACCTGGACCGACACCGACGTCCGCAACGGTCCGGACACGTCAACCGACATAGGAAGCGGCACGCTCGGTCTGAATGTCACGCAAAACCTGTTTCGCGGCTTTCGCACGGCAAATGGCACCAAACAGGCGGAAGCGGCAGTACTGGCCAGTCGAGCCAGCCTGCTGAACACCGAACAGAATATCCTGTTTTCAGCTGCAGAAGCTTTCATGAATGTGCTGCGCGACCAGGCATTGGTTGAGCTCAGATCCCAGAACATGACCTTTTTGGGCGAACAGGGCCGCGCTACAAGGGACCGGTTTGAAGTCGGCGAAACGACGCGAACAGATGTCGCACAATCCGATGCGCGGATCAGTCTTGCTGCATCTCAATTGAATTTGGCCCAGGCGACACTGAATTCCAGCCGGGCGATTTATCAGCAAATCATCGGCAATCAACCGGGTAATCTGAAGCAGAATTTTACTGCTGACAGACTGCTACCCAACACGCTTGACGCTGCACTGGCTGTTGCGCTCAGCGATCACCCAGCGATTCTGGCGGCGACCTATAATGCCGATTCCTCGTCCTTCAACACCAAAGTGATCGAAGGCGAGTTGCTGCCGACCGTCACGTTGGAAGGCGATGTCACAAGAACCTACAATTTTGATGGCGCCACGAGACAACGCGACAGCGCCTCGATTACCGGCCGTATCAATATCCCGATTTATCAGGGAGGCCGCGTGTCCTCTCGGGTGCGTCAAGCAAAGGAGATTGAAGGACAGCGTTTGCTGGAGTTGGATTTGACCCGACAGCAGGTCCGGGCTTCAGTCATTTCAGCCTGGGGTCAACTGACAGCCAGCCGCGCCGTTATTGTGGCCGCCGAGGCTCAGCGAAACGCCAGCCAGATTGCGTTGAGCGGCGTGATCGAGGAGCAGCGGGTTGGCCAACGCACAACTCTTGACGTGCTGAACGCACAACAGGAGCTTCAGGACGCGCGCGTAAATCTGGTATCTGCCAGACGCGATCAGGTTGTC from Pararhizobium sp. IMCC3301 includes the following:
- a CDS encoding TolC family outer membrane protein, which produces MGRKNQGILSGITTAALAAVMTMAVPAISNAETLLQALSSAYSNNPELNVARAATRAVDEGVPQALSGYRPNVNASGSLQQTWTDTDVRNGPDTSTDIGSGTLGLNVTQNLFRGFRTANGTKQAEAAVLASRASLLNTEQNILFSAAEAFMNVLRDQALVELRSQNMTFLGEQGRATRDRFEVGETTRTDVAQSDARISLAASQLNLAQATLNSSRAIYQQIIGNQPGNLKQNFTADRLLPNTLDAALAVALSDHPAILAATYNADSSSFNTKVIEGELLPTVTLEGDVTRTYNFDGATRQRDSASITGRINIPIYQGGRVSSRVRQAKEIEGQRLLELDLTRQQVRASVISAWGQLTASRAVIVAAEAQRNASQIALSGVIEEQRVGQRTTLDVLNAQQELQDARVNLVSARRDQVVAAFALVSAVGKLNAQRLGLSGQIYQPEEHYEQVRDKWFGLRTPDGR